A DNA window from Gopherus evgoodei ecotype Sinaloan lineage unplaced genomic scaffold, rGopEvg1_v1.p scaffold_68_arrow_ctg1, whole genome shotgun sequence contains the following coding sequences:
- the LOC115643701 gene encoding olfactory receptor 52N4-like: MVAFNLTPSDPSTFILMGIPGLEAAHIWISIPFAMFYIVGLLENVTLLFVVSKEQTLHKPMYLLLCMLALTDIATPTSVMPKALCIFWFNLKGITMGGCLTQMFFLHTVAVMHSTILVTMAFDRYIAICNPLRYATILTNARIAKLGFLGLIKAVLFILPIPLVLNTLPFCSNRIIPHTHCEPIAVAKISCGDITINRMYGLVIVFVIVGLDLMFIALSYGLIIRALLRISSKKAYQKALNTCTAHICVMITCYTSGFFSPLIHRFGQGIAPHVHSLLADLYFLIPPMLNPIIYGVKTKELRDKVGKYTCRM, from the coding sequence ATGGTAGCTTTCAACCTCACCCCCTCTGACCCTtcaacattcatcttaatgggcatccctggcctggaagctgcccacatctggatttccatccctttcgCTATGTTCTACATTGTCGGCCTGTTGGAAAATGTTACCCTTCTGTTTGTTGTAAGCAAAGAGCAGACCCTGCACAAGCCAatgtacctgctgctctgcatgctggcacTCACAGACATTGCCACACCTACTTCTGTCATGCCAAaggcactgtgtatattttggttcaatttgaaaGGCATTACTATGGGGGGCTGCCTTacccagatgttcttccttcACACAGTTGCTGTTATGCACTCAACCATCCTCGTGACAATGGCCTTTGATCGCTACATTGCCATATGTAACCCTCTGAGATATGCCACCATCCTCACCAATGCACGAATAGCTAAGCTAGGGTTTCTAGGTTTGATCAAagctgttctcttcattctgccTATACCCCTTGTCCTGAACACATTGCCATTCTGTTCCAACCGCATtattccccacacacactgtgaacCTATAGCTGTGGCGAAGATATCATGTGGAGATATTACAATCAACAGGATGTATGGCTTAGTGATAGTGTTTGTAATTGTTGGGTTAGACCTGATGTTCATTGCCCTGTCCTATGGTCTAATCATCAGGGCCCTCCTCAGAATATCCTCCAAGAAAGCCTACCAGAAAGCCCTCAATACCTGCACAGCCCACATCTGTGTGATGATTACGTGTTATACTTCTGGCTTCTTCTCCCCTCTCATACATCGGTTCGGTCAGGGCATTGCTCCCCATGTTCACAGCCTCTTGGCTGACCTCTATTTCCTCATTCCCCCCATGCTCAACCCTATTATTTATGGGGTCAAAACCAAAGAGCTTCGTGACAAAGTGGGAAAATACACCTGCAGAATGTGA